In Chloroflexota bacterium, the DNA window CCGCTCGCCGAGACCGCGTCCGTGTTCGGTGAAATGTTGCTCACGGAAAAATTGCTCGCGCACGAAAAGAACGCAGACGTGCGCCGCGATATTCTCGCGACGAAATTGGATGACACGTACGCAACCGTGCTGCGGCAGGCGTTCTTTGTGCTGTTCGAGCGCGACGCGCACGAATTGATCGCGCAGGGCAAATCGGTCGAAGAACTGAACGCGCGCTATCTCGAAAATCTGCACGCGCAATTCGGCGATGCGGTGGATGTGAGCCAGGAATTTCAATGGGAGTGGGTCAGTATCCCGCATTTCTATCACACCCCATTCTACGTGTACGCGTACAGTTTTGGAAATCTGTTGACGCTCGCGCTGTACAAACAGTACCGCAAAGAAGGCGACGCGTTCAAGCCGCGCTATTTGAAACTCTTGACGTACGGTGGTTCGGCGAGTCCGGCGCATATGCTCGCCGAAGCCGGGATTGATATGACCTCCAAGTCATTCTGGCAAGGCGGATTTGACGTGATCGCCGAGTGGATGAACGAACTCGAAGCCCTGCCGACGAAGAAGCACGCGCGGAAGACCTAATATGCAACACGCCCTACGCAATTCGTGTTATGGATTGCGTAGGGCGTGCTTTGCGCCGCGTTCCAAGTTGGTGTAAAATCGGCACGCGATACACGACACGGCTGGAGGCAGAATGAAACTCGTGACCTTTCAAGTCGCCGGCGAAACACATTGGGGCGCTCTGCGCGGCGAAAATGTGATTGACCTCAATCTCGCGCGCGCGATGTTTCTCGCGGCGCATGGACAAGAGATTCAGTACCTCGCGCACGACGCGCTCGCGTTCATCGGCAAGGGCGAGGACGCGTGGGACGCGGCGAATGAGACGCTCGAATTTCTCGGCAGCCGCGCGGTGGATGGGATTGTGTTTCCGCTGCACGCGGTAAAATTGCTCGCGCCGATTCTGACCGCGCCGAAAATCATCGCGATCGGTTTGAACTATGGTTCGCATCGGCAAGAGCAAGATATTCTGGAGCAAGAAGAATTCCTGCCGATTCTGTTCCCCAAGTTTCCAAACTCGATCACCGGACCCGACGCGCCGGTAACCTGGGACGCGACGCTGACAAAAAAAGTGGATTACGAAGCCGAGCTGGGCGTCATCATCGGCAAACGCGCGCATCGCGTTTCCGAGGTCGAGGCGCTCGAATTCGTGTTCGGATATTGCAATCTCAATGACATCAGTTCGCGCGATTTGCAGTTTCATCCGAAAAGCGGCGGACAATGGGGCTGGGGTAAATCGCTCGACACGTTCTGCCCGATCGGTCCGTTCATCGCGACGCGCGATGAAATCGCCGATCCGCAAAATCTCGCGATCAAATGCTGGGTCAACGGCGAGGCGCGTCAGGATTCGCACACGAGCAACATGATCAACGGCGTCGCCAAGTTGATTTCGTTCATCTCCCAGGGCATCACCTTGATGCCCGGCGATCTTATCGCGAGCGGCACACCGTCCGGCGTCGGACACTTTGCGTTGCCGCCAGTGTACTTGAAACCGGGCGATGTGGTCACTGTCGAGGTCGAAGGACTGGGACGACTGACGAATACGATTGTGTAGGGAACGGACGCTGTTCCGTTCCGGCAAGAGAGAATCCAGGTTTCCCCGAAGGGGAGCAACCTGGATTCTGGCGAATGTATTAACGGAAAGGATTTGCATTGAAACCCCTGATTGGCATTCCCACGCGCACGCTTAAAGCGAGCGATTGCATAGACGGCATTCCGCGTTTTGGCATGAACGAGACGTACACGCGCGCCATCGCCCGTGCCGGCGGCGCGCCGGTGTTGATTCCGCTCAATCTGAGCGACGACACATTGCGCGCGATTTTCGCGCGGCTCGACGGCGTACTCTTTCCCGGCGGCGTAGATGTGCACCCCAACGTGTACGGCGAATCGGTCGAACCGTTCTGCGGTGAGATTGATCCCGCGCGCGATACGGTCGAACTGAATCTCGCGCAATGGGCGCTCGCCGAACAAAAACCGATTCTGGGAATTTGTCGCGGCATCCAATTGATCAACATCGCGGCGGGCGGTTCACTGCACCAAGACATTGACGCCCAGGTCGCGAATCCGCTGCGCCATCCACATCAAAAAGGTAATCCGTACAACTACCTCGCGCACGCGGTCGAGATTGATCCGCGCTCGACGCTCGGACGCGCGCTCGGCGCGACCCAGGTTCAGGTGAATAGTCTGCACCATCAAGCGTTGAAACAAGTCGCGCCCGGTTTCCACATCGTCGCGCGCGCGCCCGATGGCATCGTCGAAGGCATCGAGGCGGACAACGGCAATTTTGCGGTCGCCGTACAGTTTCACCCGGAATGGTTGCAGGACGACGACGCGCGGATGCTCGAACTTTTTCGCGCGTTCGTCACAGCAAGTAATGGGAGCACTGGATGAACGTGCAGGAAATGGAGCGTCGGTTTTTCGAACTGAAAGGCAAGTTCGATGTCGGCGCGATGAGCGAAGACGATTTCAAATCCGAGATCGCGACACTGCGATTTCAAGACAAACAAAATCGCTGGTGGATGATTGGCGCGCAAAGCGGCAAGTGGTACATGAACGACGGCGCGCGCTGGCTCCCCGGCACGCCGCCGGTAGATGAACCGCCGCAGCCCGAAACGCCGAAGGAATCCATCGAGTCTGTCGCCATATCGCCGCGCATGGACGCGCCCGCCAGTCCCGAACATCTTACGACCGGACTGGTCACGCGCACGCCGGCGCCGCTCGTCACACCACCATCCGCCCGCGCCGCCCATCTCCCGCGCGCGTTGCCCTCGCTTGCGTTGACCGGACCTCTGCTCATCATCGTCGCCGCGCTTGCCGCGCTCATCGTCGTGTTGATCGCGTGGCTCGTGATTGATCTCGCCGTGCCGACCAAACCGATCAGCAGTTTTTTCGCGCAGGTGACCAATCGCACGCCCGCGGCGGTCGTCCCGACCTCTGCGACCCCGCCCGCCGCGACAAGCAACATTGGCATGTTCCTCGCGCAAGGCGATAAACTGCTCGCCGAAAGTCGCGTGGATGCCGCGATCACCCAGTATCAAACCGCGTCACAACTCGCGCCGACGAATCCCGCGCCGTTGACGCGCTGGTCACGCGCGTTGGCAATGCGCGGTCAATTGCGCGAGGCGCTTGCCAAAGCGCAAGAAGCGATCGCGCGCGGCGCGGAAGACGCCGAAGCGAACGCGCAACTGTGTCGCGCGCAATTGTGGAACAATCAAGTCGAGGACGCGTTGCGGTCGTGCGAAAAAGCGATCAAGCTCGATGCGAAAAGCGCGAACGCGCACGCGTATCTCGCCGAAGCGTACTTGCACGCGGGACGCAAGAACGACGCGACCGCGCAAGCGCAACTCGCGCTCCAACTTGCGCCGACGAGCGCCGAAGCGCAACGCGCGCAAGCCTGGGTCTTGACTCTGCAAGGGCAAAAAGAAAACGCGTTCGCCGCGTGGAAACAGACGACCGTCTTGGAGCCGGACTCGTACTTTCGCTTTTTCGAGTACGGCGAAGCATTGCGCGTCTATCTCGGCAATCCGCTCGAAGCGATTCCCGCGTACGAAAAAGCGGTGGGCTTGTACGGCGCGTACATTCCGGCGATTCAACAATTGGGCTTAGCGCTGATCGAGGCGGACAAACCGTTGCAAGCCGTGCCGCATCTCCGCCGCGCGATCACGCTCGATCCGAACGACGCCGATTCGTACACGTACCTGGGTCTGGCGTTCGGCAAAGCGAATCAATGCGCGCAGGGCATTCCCTATTTTGATCTCGCGCTGAAACTCAACCCCAACAGTTCGCTCGCGCAACGCGGTTTGGCAGATTGCCGCGCCGGCAAAACGCCGGCGTTGCCGCCCGCAACACCGCCGGCAATCCCCGCGCTCGTGCCGACGCTCGGCGCGCCCAAGTAAACTCACCCTACTCGAAGGAGCAATGAATGAATCAACGTCTCGCGCGTCTGCGCGAAAAAATCGCGCAGAATCAACTCGACGCGCTGTTGATTACGCGACCTGAAAATCTATACTATCTGTCCGGTTTTGGCGGCGGCGAATATCTCGACGCGACGATGATCGTGTCCGCCGAGCACGCGTGGATTTCGACCGACTCGCGTTACTACGAGGAAGTGAAACTCCACGCGCCCGATTTCAAATTGTTTGAAGCCGGGTACGACCGCAACAAAGCGCTCGGTGAATTTGGCGCGCACACCAAACCGAAAGCCGTCGGGTTTGAAATGGCGCATCTCACCGTTGCGACGTTCAAGGATTGGAGCAAAGCCGCGCGTAAAGCCGGCTTTAAGCTCAAGCCCGTGGATGGTATCGTCGAAGAATTGCGTATCGTCAAAGACGCGGACGAACTTGCCAAGATCAAACGCGCGGTGGATTTGACCGACGAGGCATTCGCGCATTTTTGCCGCGAGCTCAAACCGGGCATGACCGAAAAGCAAGGCGCGTGGATCATCGAACGCTACATGCGCGAACACGGCGCGGATAAGGTCGCGTTCGAGTTGATCGTTGCCGCGGGATCGAACGGCGCATTGCCGCACGCGCGCCCAACCGATTACGTGATTCAACGCGGCGAGCCGATTGTCGTAGACATCGGTTGCCGGATTGATCATTATCACTCGGACATGACGCGCACGGTCGTGCTCGGCGAGGCGAACGGGCAATTCAAAAAAGTGTACGACACCGTGTTGAAAGCGCAGCTAACCGCCGAAAAGAAAATTCGCGAGGGCGTCAAAGGCAAACGCGCCGACGCCTTCGCGCGCCACGTCATCGGCAAGACCGAATGGGCGGAAACGTTTGGACACGGTTTGGGACACGGCGTTGGACTCGCCGTGCACGAAGGTCCGCGCGCGAGCAAATTGAGCAAAGACGTGTATCGCGAAAATATGACGCTGACTATCGAGCCGGGCATTTACATCGCCGGTTGGGGCGGCATCCGCATCGAAGATTTGGTCGTCATCAAAGAGGACGGCGTGGAGATTTTGAGCCGCGCGCCCAAAGACCCGGTGATTCGCGTGTGATCAATCGGTAGAGACGTTGCAATGCAACGTCTCTACGTGTATTTGACCAAAACACCCTTTCCCCGTATAATAGCCCAGCAATTTTTCAGAGAAAGGTCTATTGAAAATGGCTGACGATATTTTGTTGAGCGCGCAAACGCGCGATGTGATTGGCAAGCAGGTGAATGCCATGCGCCGCGCCGGGACGATCCCGGGCATTTTGTACGGCACCCACCTCGAAAAGCCGATCGTGATCAAACTCGATGAAAAGATGTTGAAACAGGTGGTTGCCACCGCCGGACGCAATCGCCTGATTAAACTGACGATTGATAGCGGCGCACCCCGTCTTGTTTTGGCGCGCGAAGTGCAACGCAATTCGCTGACGCAACGCATCATTCACGTGGACTTGCAAGAAGTTTCGCTCACCGAAAAGATCACGACCGAAGTGCCACTCGTGCTCGTCGGCACCTCGTCTGCCGTCACGCGTGGCGAAGGTCTGTTGATTCACGGGATTGATACGGTGCAGATTCGCGTGCTTCCCACCGATCTCATTCCGAATATCGAAGTGGACGTGACCGCGCTCGTGAGTCTGAACCAGAGTCTGTTCGTGCGCGATCTCAAGACCACCGACAAGATTCAAATCCTCACCCCCGGCGACGAAATGGTTGCCAAGATCGTCGCGGTGAAGGAAGAAGTGGTCGCGACCGAAGCGCCGGTGGCTGCCGCCGAAGTCGAAGTGGTTGGCAAGAAGAAGGAAGAAGAAGTCGCCGAAGGCGAAGCTCCGGCTGGCGAAGCCAAAAAGGAAGAAAAGAAATAACCGTTTGGATACGGAGAAAGAGTGGGGTGTTCTTTACCCCACTCTTTTTGTGTTTATGCGGTTTGTGGTATAATGCCGACCAGTCCGCTCGTCAACAAGTTGCGTCGTAGGGGGCGTTCAATTGAACGCCCCTACGGACTCTGTAAACTGATTCGGAATTCGCACTAGTTTGACAATGTGACTATTCGACTAAAAATCTGGAGTTCTCGTTGTTTAGCCCCATCAATTGGCTCCTGGGATTATTCTCGCGCGATATTGGGATTGACCTCGGCACGGCGAACACGCTCGTGCTCGTGCGCGGCGTCGGTATTGTCATCAACGAACCCTCCGTCGTCGCGATCGAGCGACGCACCAAGCGTGTGCTCGCGATTGGCTCCGAAGCGAAGCAAATGGTCGGACGCACACCCGCCGACATTGTCGCGATTCGTCCTCTGCGCGATGGCGTCATTTCCGATTTTGACGTCACCGAAAAAATGCTCGAGTACTTTATCGGCAAGGTGCACGATCATTCTCTACTGCCCTTGCCGCATCGTCCGCGCATCGTCATCGGCATTCCGAGCGGCGTGACCGAAGTAGAAAAACGCGCGGTGCACGACGCGGCGATCAACGCCGGCGCGCGCGAAGTCTTTCTCGTCGAAGAGCCGATGGCGGCGGCGATTGGCGCGGGCTTGCCGATTACCGAAGCGGTCGGTAGCATGATCGTAGACATCGGCGGCGGCACGACCGAGATGGCGGTGTTCTCGCTCGGCGGCATCGTCGTCAGTCGTTCGATTCGCGTCGCGGGCGACGAGATGGACGAAGAGATCGTGCGGTACGCGCGTGAAAAGTACAACATCCTCGTCGGCGACCGTATGGCGGAAGACATCAAGGTGAGCGTCGGCTCCGCGTTCCCCATGCCCGAAGAACGCACCGTGGTGTTGCGCGGACGCAATCTCATCACTGGGTTGCCCGAAGGGATCGAAGTATCGTCGGTCGAAATTCGCGAGGCGCTCGCCAATCCGGTCAATCAAATCGTGGACGCACTCAAAACGACGATTGACGAAACCCCGCCCGAACTCGTGTCCGACTTGATGCAGTACGGCATCGCGCTCGCCGGCGGCGGCGCGTTGCTCGGCTGTATCGCCGACCGTTTGTCGCAAGAAACCAAGATGCACTGTTACGTCGCGGAAGATCCGCTCACGTGCGTCGTGCGCGGCGCAGGTCAAATCCTCGAAGAACTCGACGTTCTCCACAAAGTTGTGATGCCGACCCGTTCCACGCGACGCTAGTGGAATTTATAATTTATAATTTCTGATTTCTGATTTGGAAAATATTTCCGCACAGCCGTAAATCCTAAATCATAAATCTGCAATCTGAAATTCCCCCATGTTTTCCTCGAATCGTAATCGCGCAACCGTGCTCGTCCTCTTCGTCGTGATTGCCTTTCTCGCCTTGCTACTCTACCAGACGGGGCAACTCGCGCCTGCGCAAGACCTCGCACTTGGATGGATTCAACCATTACTGCGCGGCGCGCTCGGCATCACCCAGAGCGCGGAGAATGTGACGGGCACACTCGCGGATGTCGCAACGTTGCAAGCCGAAGTCAAACGCTTGCAAGGGTTGGTCAACGCATCCGAGATTCAACGCGTCCGCGTGCGCGAACTCGAAAACGAAAATACACAATTGCGCCAACAGTTGCGCTACAAACAAAGCAATCCCGATTTCGATTTGCTGGGCGCGGCAGTGCTCGAACGCGAGATTGATCTTGCGCGCGTGATCGGGCGCGATCCGTCGAACCTCGCGCGGTTCATCATCATAGACCAGGGCAGCGCCGAAGGCGTCAAGGTCGGTATGCCGGTCGTCACGCCCGAAGGACTCGTCGGTCGCGTCACCGCGACTGGCGCCCATTGGGCGAAAGCGTTGCTCATCACCGATCCCTCAAGTTCGGTGAATGCAGTCGTGCAATCCACCCGCGCGACCGGCATCACGCAAGGCGACGTAAACGGCAACGTCATCATCAAGTACGTGCCGCAAGGCGAGGCGATCAAACCCGGCGATTTGATCCTGACCTCCGGGATGGGCGGCAATTTCCCCAAGCGTCTTGTGATCGGACAAGTGACCGAAGTGCACAAACGCGATATTGAATTGTTTCAAGAAGCCGCGATCAAACCGACCGTAGATTTTACGCGCCTCGAATTCGTGTTGATTCTGAAAAAGTTTACCCCGTCTGACATCACGCAAGAACCGACCCCGACTCCGACTGCCGCGCCGCGCCCCACACGCACCGTGACGCCAACGCCGAGTCCTTGAGTTTCCGTTCGATTGTTCGACAGTCCGGTGGGAGTGCACGCGCCCAAATTCATTTTCGCCGCGCGAGTTCATTCGCGTACCGCGCGCCGAGTGTCGCCGCGTGTGTGCGCCCAAAAGGGAAACCATCCTGACGACTAGAGATTTTCGTAAGCGGTCTTGCGGTTCTGCCGCCGAGCGAGTTCACTGGCATACTTTACGCCAAGCGTTGCCGAGTTGACTCGCGCCCAATCGGTGAGCCGTGTCTCACCAGCAGGCGGCGAGTTTGTGCAGAGCAAGCCGTGCATCAAGCCGTCAATCTCTTCGCGCGTGATAAACACATCGCCTTGCAAACGACTAATCGCGGATCCGACCACGTAGCCGAACCAAGGCGGCACCGAGATGATTAGGCGACGCACACCGATAATCTCACCGATCTGACTCACGAGTTCACGATAGGCGAATGTCTCAGGACCAATCGCGTCGATGATGAGATTCTCGCGGTTCGCGCCTTGCGCTACGGCAAGTGCGGCGAGGTCATCCACATAGATCGGTTGCAACTTGTATTGCCCATCACCGAAGACGCCAAAGACCGGCAGGTGTCTGAGGATCCAGGCAACATTATTTATGAGTACATCTTCCCTTCCAAAGACAACCGTCGGGCGCAGAATCGCGTATGACAGACCCGACTCAATCAATGCACGCTCGAGTTTCGCCTTTCCGCTAAAATACTCCAGCCGCGAGTCCGCGGATGGATTTGTGATGCTGACATGCACAAAGCGTTGGATGCCGGCTTGCTTTGCCGCCTGAATCAGCTTCAGCGTGTTCTCAACTGCCATCGAGTGTTTGAAATCTGTCTTGTAGTTAAAACGTACCCAGTATGTGTTGTAAAGTACTGTCGCACCCCGTAGCGACTCAACCAATTTGTCAGGCGCATCAAAGTTGAAAGGATTCGCTTCGACCATGCCGCCAAACGGATTCGCGCGATGTACCGAATTCGTCAACGTGCGAACGAGGTGTTCTCCCTTTAGCAATCGCGTTGTGATATATTTGCCGATATATCCAAACGCGCCAGTAACTATGTGCAATTCTTGAGAAGACATCTATTTCCTCAATTCGACAGCATCGGATGAAATCCGATTCCTTCTTTTTATTTTTACTACGTCGCGGATCAACGGAGTGTCCAGCTGTGGGGTATGTGATGGCGCGCGATGTTGACTGTCGCGTGGTATAGTCGTGCGAACTTGCAACATTTTAGCATAGACCCCACACGACAACAAGCTGAATTTTGCGCCTGGGTGTCTGTCAAAATTTTGGAACACTCAACCTTGCGAAGGTTGAACGGCAATCAAATTTGATTTGTCGTCAATACCTTCGCAAGGTTTTTTCACCACCCAAGAACATGACCCACACCCCTTGCGCCTCTTCGCGGCGACTCGCCTTGAACACTACCTTGGAAACTGGGAAGTGTAGTGATTGGCTGACACTATCTAGTCCCGCATAAAAACGTGCGGCAGGTTTGTAACCTGCTGCACGTTTTGTTATCGCGGGTTCGACGGGCGTAATTCACGGCACGTCCTATGTTTGCTTTTTAGAGTAGCAATTGGGGTTATTTATTTGTTCCGGCGACTTGGAACGCTCCCATAATATCTGCGCCGTGGGTCACGACGCCGATCCGCGCCTGGTCGCCGTGACGCGCGCGGGCTATCGCGAGCGCGGCGCGCAAATCCTGGGTCGCGGTCGCTCCGATCTTTTGCGCCTCGACATCGGTAATGCCATCGGTGACAAGCATCACCTTCACGCGGTTGCGCGTTTGATCGAATGCCAGGTACGTCGCCGCCGCCACGCCGTCTGAAATTTTTCCCTGCTCGACCAATTGGAGTACCTTGTCGCCGGGCGTCGTCCCGAGTTCGATTAGTTGCGGGTGGTCTGGCGCGATTCCTTCTGGCGCGGGAATCACCAGAATCAACGTGCCGCCATCTTTGACGAACATGCCGCAGTTATTGATTGGCTTGAAACCTTGCCACAAATCTCGATCCGCCGGATGCGAACTCGCGACGACGATCTCTGGTTTTTCGTTCACCGCGACGGTGTAAATCGGGCGCGCGATTTCCACACCCGCGCGATGCGCTTTGATGGCATCGCCGGCGACCACCGCTACAACATCACCATCGCGATTGAGCACCACGTTGACGATGAACTTTAGTCCCGATTTGACCGCGATCTCTTCCATCTCGCGACGCACCGGATTGTCCACGTTTCCCAGAATTTCGTAGACACGCGGTCCCGCCATCAAGTGTGTCTTCGCGGTGGTGAGCGGACTCGTCATGCCGGGCTGCACCATCTTTGCGCCGCCCGCCCAGCCCGCGTACATGTGCGGGATAATGTTGCCGACCGCGATACTGATTTGGCTTTCCAAATAGCGACGACTGATAAAGATCGGGACACCCAGCGGCGTCACACCGAGATCGCAAAAATCCGCCGGGTCAGATGAAAGATTCTCGACGCGAATGCGCGCGCAAATGGTCCCGCCATAACGCGCGATGCGTTCTGCTTCGTTCATCGCGCGGTGCGTGCCGAGCGCGATCAAGGCAATGATGTCGCGGTCGGGCACACCGGCGGCGTTCAATTCGTCGAGCAGAATTGGGAGAATCGCTTGTTGCGGCGTCGAACGTGTCCCATCATCAACTAGAATTACGGTCTTGGTACCGTACCGCGCGACAAGTTCCGGCAACGCCGGCGATCCAATGGGCGAATGAATCGCGGAACGAACGGCGGCTGCCAAATCCAGAACCGCCGCCGCGTTTTCTGGCGCGACGACCCAGGCAAGATTTTCTTCGGGAACACAAAGCGTTTTTGTGTCGTGCCCGTACGGCAGGGTGATTTCTTTGTCCATATTTCCTCATTTGCATTTGCGCGCAACCGCGCGGTGCGCCGCATTCACAATGTCATTCACGCTCAAGCCGTACTTGTCCATCAATTCGGAATAAGGTCCGCTCTCGGCAAACGTATCGGCAACGCCGATGCGTTCCATCGGCACGGGTTCATTTTCGACGAGGACTTCGGCGACCGCGCCGCCCAGTCCGCCGATGATGCTGTGTTCTTCGACGGTCACGAGTGCGCCGGTTTCTTTCGCACACGCGATCACCAGACCGCGATCGAGTGGTTTG includes these proteins:
- a CDS encoding tetratricopeptide repeat protein, with amino-acid sequence MNVQEMERRFFELKGKFDVGAMSEDDFKSEIATLRFQDKQNRWWMIGAQSGKWYMNDGARWLPGTPPVDEPPQPETPKESIESVAISPRMDAPASPEHLTTGLVTRTPAPLVTPPSARAAHLPRALPSLALTGPLLIIVAALAALIVVLIAWLVIDLAVPTKPISSFFAQVTNRTPAAVVPTSATPPAATSNIGMFLAQGDKLLAESRVDAAITQYQTASQLAPTNPAPLTRWSRALAMRGQLREALAKAQEAIARGAEDAEANAQLCRAQLWNNQVEDALRSCEKAIKLDAKSANAHAYLAEAYLHAGRKNDATAQAQLALQLAPTSAEAQRAQAWVLTLQGQKENAFAAWKQTTVLEPDSYFRFFEYGEALRVYLGNPLEAIPAYEKAVGLYGAYIPAIQQLGLALIEADKPLQAVPHLRRAITLDPNDADSYTYLGLAFGKANQCAQGIPYFDLALKLNPNSSLAQRGLADCRAGKTPALPPATPPAIPALVPTLGAPK
- a CDS encoding gamma-glutamyl-gamma-aminobutyrate hydrolase family protein translates to MKPLIGIPTRTLKASDCIDGIPRFGMNETYTRAIARAGGAPVLIPLNLSDDTLRAIFARLDGVLFPGGVDVHPNVYGESVEPFCGEIDPARDTVELNLAQWALAEQKPILGICRGIQLINIAAGGSLHQDIDAQVANPLRHPHQKGNPYNYLAHAVEIDPRSTLGRALGATQVQVNSLHHQALKQVAPGFHIVARAPDGIVEGIEADNGNFAVAVQFHPEWLQDDDARMLELFRAFVTASNGSTG
- the larA gene encoding nickel-dependent lactate racemase, producing MDKEITLPYGHDTKTLCVPEENLAWVVAPENAAAVLDLAAAVRSAIHSPIGSPALPELVARYGTKTVILVDDGTRSTPQQAILPILLDELNAAGVPDRDIIALIALGTHRAMNEAERIARYGGTICARIRVENLSSDPADFCDLGVTPLGVPIFISRRYLESQISIAVGNIIPHMYAGWAGGAKMVQPGMTSPLTTAKTHLMAGPRVYEILGNVDNPVRREMEEIAVKSGLKFIVNVVLNRDGDVVAVVAGDAIKAHRAGVEIARPIYTVAVNEKPEIVVASSHPADRDLWQGFKPINNCGMFVKDGGTLILVIPAPEGIAPDHPQLIELGTTPGDKVLQLVEQGKISDGVAAATYLAFDQTRNRVKVMLVTDGITDVEAQKIGATATQDLRAALAIARARHGDQARIGVVTHGADIMGAFQVAGTNK
- a CDS encoding rod shape-determining protein, with product MFSPINWLLGLFSRDIGIDLGTANTLVLVRGVGIVINEPSVVAIERRTKRVLAIGSEAKQMVGRTPADIVAIRPLRDGVISDFDVTEKMLEYFIGKVHDHSLLPLPHRPRIVIGIPSGVTEVEKRAVHDAAINAGAREVFLVEEPMAAAIGAGLPITEAVGSMIVDIGGGTTEMAVFSLGGIVVSRSIRVAGDEMDEEIVRYAREKYNILVGDRMAEDIKVSVGSAFPMPEERTVVLRGRNLITGLPEGIEVSSVEIREALANPVNQIVDALKTTIDETPPELVSDLMQYGIALAGGGALLGCIADRLSQETKMHCYVAEDPLTCVVRGAGQILEELDVLHKVVMPTRSTRR
- the mreC gene encoding rod shape-determining protein MreC; protein product: MFSSNRNRATVLVLFVVIAFLALLLYQTGQLAPAQDLALGWIQPLLRGALGITQSAENVTGTLADVATLQAEVKRLQGLVNASEIQRVRVRELENENTQLRQQLRYKQSNPDFDLLGAAVLEREIDLARVIGRDPSNLARFIIIDQGSAEGVKVGMPVVTPEGLVGRVTATGAHWAKALLITDPSSSVNAVVQSTRATGITQGDVNGNVIIKYVPQGEAIKPGDLILTSGMGGNFPKRLVIGQVTEVHKRDIELFQEAAIKPTVDFTRLEFVLILKKFTPSDITQEPTPTPTAAPRPTRTVTPTPSP
- a CDS encoding 50S ribosomal protein L25: MADDILLSAQTRDVIGKQVNAMRRAGTIPGILYGTHLEKPIVIKLDEKMLKQVVATAGRNRLIKLTIDSGAPRLVLAREVQRNSLTQRIIHVDLQEVSLTEKITTEVPLVLVGTSSAVTRGEGLLIHGIDTVQIRVLPTDLIPNIEVDVTALVSLNQSLFVRDLKTTDKIQILTPGDEMVAKIVAVKEEVVATEAPVAAAEVEVVGKKKEEEVAEGEAPAGEAKKEEKK
- a CDS encoding fumarylacetoacetate hydrolase family protein, yielding MKLVTFQVAGETHWGALRGENVIDLNLARAMFLAAHGQEIQYLAHDALAFIGKGEDAWDAANETLEFLGSRAVDGIVFPLHAVKLLAPILTAPKIIAIGLNYGSHRQEQDILEQEEFLPILFPKFPNSITGPDAPVTWDATLTKKVDYEAELGVIIGKRAHRVSEVEALEFVFGYCNLNDISSRDLQFHPKSGGQWGWGKSLDTFCPIGPFIATRDEIADPQNLAIKCWVNGEARQDSHTSNMINGVAKLISFISQGITLMPGDLIASGTPSGVGHFALPPVYLKPGDVVTVEVEGLGRLTNTIV
- a CDS encoding NAD(P)H-binding protein, which codes for MSSQELHIVTGAFGYIGKYITTRLLKGEHLVRTLTNSVHRANPFGGMVEANPFNFDAPDKLVESLRGATVLYNTYWVRFNYKTDFKHSMAVENTLKLIQAAKQAGIQRFVHVSITNPSADSRLEYFSGKAKLERALIESGLSYAILRPTVVFGREDVLINNVAWILRHLPVFGVFGDGQYKLQPIYVDDLAALAVAQGANRENLIIDAIGPETFAYRELVSQIGEIIGVRRLIISVPPWFGYVVGSAISRLQGDVFITREEIDGLMHGLLCTNSPPAGETRLTDWARVNSATLGVKYASELARRQNRKTAYENL
- a CDS encoding aminopeptidase P family protein, with the translated sequence MNQRLARLREKIAQNQLDALLITRPENLYYLSGFGGGEYLDATMIVSAEHAWISTDSRYYEEVKLHAPDFKLFEAGYDRNKALGEFGAHTKPKAVGFEMAHLTVATFKDWSKAARKAGFKLKPVDGIVEELRIVKDADELAKIKRAVDLTDEAFAHFCRELKPGMTEKQGAWIIERYMREHGADKVAFELIVAAGSNGALPHARPTDYVIQRGEPIVVDIGCRIDHYHSDMTRTVVLGEANGQFKKVYDTVLKAQLTAEKKIREGVKGKRADAFARHVIGKTEWAETFGHGLGHGVGLAVHEGPRASKLSKDVYRENMTLTIEPGIYIAGWGGIRIEDLVVIKEDGVEILSRAPKDPVIRV